One Artemia franciscana chromosome 7, ASM3288406v1, whole genome shotgun sequence DNA segment encodes these proteins:
- the LOC136028870 gene encoding uncharacterized protein LOC136028870, translating to MFQRSSFMYGHSRKSMAPRRSTLQLWTPKMKNRDERKRVISMCLAKIKKIEDRDSCLLRSVLVTNILKKLQQESEHESKHVPSATPSSSLSGSRTDKPASNDLDFDNDILNFSDFYLPPTPRMISSLEEDEVLGLELPSATKETIPPPLPEPVYERPLTDEETLEQLVPTTVPILVPEGTSAGSLKRSEPESNEESGSSEEPESKKSCPAQAEINFVSSMNNSGDFEVDRTYTCAQSSMFCDLHNAVFHGIMTSLES from the coding sequence GTCATTCGAGAAAATCGATGGCTCCTCGTCGAAGTACTCTTCAGTTGTGGActccaaaaatgaaaaatcgtGACGAAAGAAAGCGAGTCATTTCAATGTGTCTtgccaaaataaagaaaattgaagatCGGGACTCGTGTCTCCTTCGTTCGGTTCTTGTGACTAATATTCTAAAGAAACTCCAACAAGAAAGTGAGCACGAATCTAAACACGTTCCCTCAGCCACACCTTCATCGTCATTAAGCGGTTCACGAACTGACAAACCTGCTTCGAATGATCTTGATTTTGACAATGACATTCTGAACTTCAGCGATTTTTATCTCCCACCGACGCCAAGGATGATTTCTTCTTTAGAAGAGGATGAGGTGCTTGGACTTGAATTACCTTCAGCTACGAAGGAAACAATTCCACCCCCTTTACCTGAACCTGTGTATGAGCGTCCTTTGACAGACGAAGAAACCTTAGAGCAACTCGTACCCACAACAGTTCCAATTTTAGTTCCAGAGGGCACATCAGCGGGATCTCTTAAAAGATCTGAACCGGAATCAAACGAAGAGTCTGGATCAAGTGAAGAACCAGAGTCCAAAAAATCTTGTCCCGCACAAGCAGAGATCAACTTTGTTTCCAGTATGAATAATTCAGGTGACTTTGAAGTAGATAGGACTTATACTTGTGCTCAGTCTTCTATGTTTTGTGACTTACATAATGCCGTTTTTCATGGTATTATGACATCACTCGAGAGTTAA